A single Acidobacteriota bacterium DNA region contains:
- a CDS encoding type II toxin-antitoxin system Phd/YefM family antitoxin, with product MRTISQRQLRNDSAAILRDVQGGERIVVTRNGTPVAELGPILRRQFVPRSAIAAAARTAPRIDFARFRADLDTVADSYVDVSDG from the coding sequence ATGCGTACGATTTCGCAGCGTCAGCTTAGGAACGACTCGGCGGCCATCCTGCGAGACGTCCAGGGGGGTGAGCGGATCGTCGTGACCCGGAATGGCACACCCGTCGCTGAACTGGGGCCGATTCTCCGGCGCCAATTCGTCCCGCGGTCCGCGATTGCCGCCGCCGCACGCACGGCCCCGAGGATCGATTTCGCGCGGTTCCGCGCCGACCTCGACACGGTGGCGGACTCCTACGTGGATGTCTCGGATGGTTAG
- the thiO gene encoding glycine oxidase ThiO — MNQRSDVVVIGAGIVGCAIAYELARRGVRVRVIDRRRVGQGATQASAGVLAPFIEAHDRGVLLDLAARSLDLYDQFVARVVEDSGAAVQYVRSGTLEVASNSAGSARLDSIHATCQQRGIPSERLDGQAVREAEPHLAPSVSAGLLVQSHGFVGASDLTAALRRAATAHGVVFRTSAEATHVRANGNRVRIETSGNAMNCETAIVAAGSWSGRVEVDGATQLPIRPVRGQLLHVGWPTPPLRRVVWAPDCYLVPWSDGSVLVGATIEEVGFDERATVAGVRSLIDATARVAPQVEQASFLGARVGLRPATPDALPVIGRSVSVPGLVYACGHFRNGILLAPLTASLVGDLLVDRKHDPALDVTAPSRFGDC, encoded by the coding sequence TTGAACCAACGGTCCGACGTCGTCGTCATCGGGGCCGGCATCGTCGGCTGTGCCATTGCCTACGAACTGGCCCGGCGCGGTGTCCGCGTGCGGGTCATCGACCGCCGGCGGGTCGGTCAGGGTGCGACCCAGGCCTCGGCCGGCGTGCTCGCTCCGTTCATCGAAGCGCACGACCGGGGAGTGCTGCTCGACCTCGCCGCGCGCAGCCTCGATCTCTACGATCAGTTCGTGGCGCGGGTCGTCGAAGACTCCGGCGCCGCGGTGCAGTACGTCCGGAGCGGTACCCTCGAGGTGGCGTCGAACTCCGCGGGCTCGGCTCGGCTCGACTCCATACACGCCACCTGTCAACAGCGCGGGATTCCGTCCGAGAGACTCGACGGCCAGGCCGTCCGCGAGGCGGAGCCGCATCTTGCCCCGTCGGTGTCGGCAGGCCTGTTGGTCCAGTCCCACGGCTTCGTCGGCGCCTCGGACCTGACCGCCGCGTTGCGCCGCGCCGCTACCGCGCATGGCGTCGTCTTCCGTACCTCCGCGGAGGCGACGCACGTCAGGGCGAACGGTAACCGCGTGCGGATCGAAACCTCGGGCAACGCGATGAACTGCGAGACCGCAATCGTCGCCGCTGGCAGTTGGTCCGGCCGGGTCGAGGTGGACGGCGCGACGCAGCTCCCGATCCGGCCCGTGCGGGGGCAGCTTCTCCATGTGGGATGGCCGACGCCGCCGCTCCGCCGCGTCGTCTGGGCGCCCGACTGCTACCTGGTTCCCTGGAGCGATGGCTCGGTGCTGGTCGGCGCGACGATCGAGGAAGTGGGGTTCGACGAGCGGGCGACCGTCGCGGGGGTCCGTTCCCTCATCGACGCCACCGCGCGGGTTGCACCCCAGGTGGAGCAGGCCTCGTTCCTGGGCGCGCGTGTCGGGTTGCGTCCGGCAACGCCGGACGCGCTGCCGGTCATCGGCCGTTCCGTTTCCGTGCCCGGCCTCGTCTACGCCTGCGGCCATTTCCGGAACGGAATACTGCTGGCTCCGCTCACCGCCTCGCTCGTGGGCGATCTCCTGGTGGATCGGAAGCACGACCCCGCGCTCGACGTTACCGCGCCGTCCCGCTTCGGCGACTGCTGA
- a CDS encoding proline dehydrogenase — protein sequence MLVDRLSRWLFLTAADSRLLKAAATRYGMRGPGSPAGRFIGGRDIPEAIESARALEQRGMTHTFNYLGEHVRTTDAAAEATMAYERVIDEVRAAGMECNLSIKLTQLGLELDPGLCEANLEQILDRAGASGCFVRVDMEHSALLEETLRITVAAHARHPDVGTVLQSMLRRTPDDLARLNEAGVPVRLVKGAYREEPDIAFPEKRDVDRAFIRLAETMLEDGAEPAFGTHDPRMIRAVNTAAAARGISAERYEFQMLYGVRRDLQAALGARGYGIRIYLPFGADWFPYFMRRLAERPANVLFVVRSLLHEQLGAHRP from the coding sequence TTGCTCGTTGACCGGCTCTCCCGCTGGCTCTTCCTGACGGCCGCCGACAGCCGCCTGCTGAAGGCCGCCGCGACACGCTACGGCATGCGCGGCCCCGGCTCCCCGGCCGGGCGCTTCATCGGTGGACGCGATATCCCGGAAGCCATTGAATCGGCCCGCGCCCTCGAGCAGCGCGGCATGACCCACACGTTCAACTACCTGGGTGAACATGTCCGGACGACGGACGCGGCGGCGGAGGCGACGATGGCGTACGAACGGGTGATCGATGAGGTGCGCGCCGCGGGGATGGAGTGCAACCTCTCGATCAAGCTGACCCAGCTCGGCCTCGAGCTAGACCCTGGCCTGTGCGAAGCGAACCTGGAGCAGATTCTCGATAGAGCAGGTGCTTCCGGCTGTTTCGTCCGGGTCGACATGGAGCACTCGGCGCTATTGGAGGAGACGCTCCGAATCACCGTGGCGGCGCACGCCCGGCACCCGGATGTCGGCACCGTCCTGCAGTCGATGCTGCGCCGGACGCCGGACGATCTTGCCCGCCTCAACGAAGCGGGGGTACCGGTCCGGCTCGTGAAAGGCGCCTACCGGGAAGAGCCGGACATCGCGTTCCCCGAGAAGCGGGACGTCGACCGGGCATTCATCCGCCTCGCCGAGACGATGCTCGAAGACGGCGCCGAGCCCGCCTTCGGGACGCACGATCCGCGAATGATCAGGGCGGTGAACACCGCGGCGGCGGCGCGCGGCATATCGGCCGAGCGCTACGAGTTCCAGATGCTCTACGGCGTCCGCCGCGACCTGCAGGCGGCGCTCGGCGCCAGGGGCTACGGTATCCGCATCTACCTGCCCTTCGGCGCCGACTGGTTCCCCTACTTCATGCGGCGCCTGGCGGAACGTCCCGCCAACGTGCTCTTCGTCGTCCGCAGCCTCCTGCACGAGCAGCTCGGCGCCCACCGGCCCTAG
- a CDS encoding type II toxin-antitoxin system VapC family toxin, whose translation MVSESSAAAAPGLARGLLDTSVVIDLDLIDDGRLPDETAISTITLAELAAGPHATSDVEERSRRQDRLTWAASQWDSLPFDAAAARSYGRVYASVRGRGRATRRRLADLLIAAIALANDLPLYTRNPADFEGLERLIAIHGV comes from the coding sequence ATGGTTAGCGAGTCGTCCGCGGCGGCAGCTCCCGGTCTCGCCCGTGGCCTGCTGGATACGTCCGTCGTGATCGATCTGGACCTCATCGACGATGGCCGGTTGCCCGACGAGACGGCGATTTCCACCATCACGCTTGCAGAACTGGCCGCCGGTCCTCACGCGACGAGCGACGTCGAGGAGCGGAGCCGACGGCAGGATCGTCTGACTTGGGCCGCTTCGCAATGGGATTCCCTACCCTTCGACGCAGCGGCGGCGCGGTCGTACGGCCGGGTATACGCCTCGGTGAGGGGACGCGGGCGCGCCACGCGCCGGCGTCTGGCGGACCTGCTCATTGCCGCCATCGCCCTGGCGAACGACTTGCCGCTCTATACGCGCAACCCGGCGGACTTCGAGGGTCTTGAGCGTCTGATCGCCATCCACGGCGTATGA
- a CDS encoding DUF1648 domain-containing protein, giving the protein MALGESLDTPFWRWRTDVWGILCLAAMWGTAYWIWPDLPEQVPIHWNAEGEITSYGSRSSIWLLPAIASVQWVVFKLVWRRHGAIADLAALGVAAVLGLTFLGVVGTYLGYWSVPLPGNERGSWALGAGVLCLIIGAACWPLQRMEPNPLIGLRTPWTLKSDRSWVRSHRFTGQSSLAVAAALIVPGLLGVPLPWPGVLGLFLAWVALLCWYSYVQWRDDPERE; this is encoded by the coding sequence ATGGCCCTGGGCGAATCTCTGGACACGCCATTCTGGCGCTGGCGCACGGACGTCTGGGGCATTCTCTGCCTCGCGGCGATGTGGGGCACGGCGTACTGGATCTGGCCGGATCTCCCCGAACAGGTGCCGATCCACTGGAACGCGGAGGGAGAGATCACCTCGTACGGCTCCCGGTCGTCGATCTGGCTACTGCCGGCCATCGCTTCGGTGCAATGGGTCGTGTTCAAGCTCGTCTGGAGGCGCCACGGCGCCATCGCCGACCTCGCCGCGCTGGGAGTCGCGGCGGTGCTCGGCCTGACGTTTCTCGGCGTCGTCGGAACGTACCTGGGCTATTGGAGTGTTCCATTGCCCGGCAATGAGCGAGGAAGTTGGGCTCTCGGCGCCGGGGTGCTATGCCTGATCATCGGGGCAGCCTGCTGGCCGCTGCAGCGGATGGAGCCGAATCCCCTGATCGGTCTGCGAACTCCCTGGACGCTGAAGAGCGATCGGTCCTGGGTCCGTTCCCATCGCTTCACCGGGCAGTCGTCCCTTGCGGTTGCCGCCGCGCTGATCGTTCCCGGACTGTTGGGCGTGCCCCTCCCGTGGCCGGGCGTCCTCGGACTGTTCCTCGCCTGGGTGGCGCTACTGTGTTGGTACTCCTACGTTCAGTGGCGCGACGATCCGGAGCGCGAGTAG
- a CDS encoding TRAP transporter large permease subunit produces MTASSATDARPVPRLLGFLHTGEELLAACALGVMVLLPLAEIVIRPLVAGGIPGSIPFVEHLTLWVGFLGAGLAARRNKLIALATATFIPEGRARRVSQAFAATVGAGVSALLAWSAIDVVAIEMEVGGDIALGIPSWVFQLVLPFAFGLIAVRLAWGAGSWAGRIAAALGIVAGIWLSTTGAACANVDEASCVVAGGAGWPWVVLVVVAALAGAPIFTVLAGAAVFLYMVDAFDPAAVPLYAYDLATEPHLPSIPLFTLTGFILAQGQSSERLLRVFRALVGWMPGGTAVVCAVVCAFFTIFTGGSGVTILALGGLLLPALLNDGYRDRFSVGLLTASGSLGLLLPPAMPLILYAIVAQTAPENLFIGGILPGLLLIGLVAAWGMREGMLTGAGRHRFAAGEAVSALWEAKWELLLPFVVLGALLSGRATLVETSALTALYAAVVTGLIHRDFRLGPGLGAAFRECVVLIGGVLIILAVAKGFTAYMVDVDIPFRLLEWTQARIESPLLFLLALNVFLLLVGCVMDIFSAIVVVVPLISEIGAAYGIDPVHLGIIFIANLELGYLTPPVGLNLFLASYRFDRPLLSVYRASVPLLIILGIGVLVITYVPWLTLGLLELVGRQ; encoded by the coding sequence ATGACTGCCTCGAGCGCGACCGACGCCCGGCCCGTACCTCGCCTGCTCGGTTTTCTCCACACCGGCGAGGAACTGCTTGCCGCCTGCGCCCTGGGGGTGATGGTTCTGCTGCCCCTTGCCGAGATCGTCATCCGTCCCCTCGTTGCGGGAGGCATCCCGGGGTCGATTCCGTTCGTCGAGCATCTGACGCTCTGGGTCGGCTTCCTTGGGGCGGGGCTCGCGGCCCGGCGTAACAAGCTGATCGCGCTCGCGACGGCGACGTTCATTCCGGAGGGCCGGGCGCGACGGGTCTCGCAGGCGTTCGCGGCCACGGTGGGCGCCGGCGTGTCGGCCCTGCTCGCCTGGTCGGCGATCGACGTCGTCGCGATCGAGATGGAAGTAGGGGGCGACATCGCCCTCGGCATTCCGTCGTGGGTGTTTCAACTGGTGCTGCCGTTCGCGTTCGGGCTTATTGCCGTCCGTCTGGCGTGGGGAGCGGGTAGCTGGGCCGGGCGCATCGCGGCGGCGTTGGGCATTGTGGCCGGCATCTGGCTCAGCACGACGGGCGCGGCCTGTGCGAACGTGGACGAGGCGTCGTGCGTCGTCGCGGGCGGGGCGGGATGGCCCTGGGTGGTCCTGGTGGTGGTCGCGGCGCTCGCCGGCGCCCCGATCTTCACCGTGCTCGCCGGTGCGGCGGTCTTTCTCTACATGGTCGATGCGTTCGACCCGGCGGCGGTGCCGCTCTACGCCTACGACCTGGCAACCGAGCCGCACCTGCCGTCGATCCCGCTCTTCACGCTGACCGGGTTCATCCTCGCCCAGGGGCAGTCGTCCGAACGGCTGCTGCGGGTTTTCCGCGCCCTCGTCGGCTGGATGCCCGGCGGCACGGCGGTGGTCTGCGCGGTGGTCTGCGCGTTCTTCACGATCTTCACGGGCGGCTCCGGCGTGACCATCCTGGCCCTCGGGGGCCTGCTGCTGCCGGCGCTGCTGAACGATGGTTATCGGGACCGCTTCTCGGTCGGTCTGCTCACCGCGTCCGGATCGCTCGGGTTGCTGCTGCCGCCGGCGATGCCCCTCATCCTGTACGCCATCGTCGCGCAGACGGCGCCGGAGAACCTCTTCATCGGCGGCATCCTTCCCGGCCTGCTGCTGATCGGGCTGGTAGCCGCTTGGGGCATGCGCGAAGGGATGCTGACCGGCGCCGGGCGGCACCGGTTCGCGGCGGGCGAGGCGGTTTCCGCGCTCTGGGAGGCGAAGTGGGAGCTCCTGCTGCCGTTCGTCGTGCTCGGCGCGCTGCTGAGCGGCCGCGCGACGCTGGTCGAAACGTCCGCCCTGACGGCGCTCTACGCGGCGGTCGTGACCGGCTTGATCCACCGCGACTTCCGGCTCGGCCCCGGCCTCGGCGCGGCGTTCCGGGAGTGCGTCGTCCTGATCGGCGGCGTCCTGATCATCCTGGCCGTCGCCAAGGGCTTCACCGCCTACATGGTGGACGTCGATATTCCTTTCCGCCTGCTGGAATGGACGCAGGCGCGGATCGAGTCGCCGCTGCTGTTCCTGCTCGCCCTCAACGTCTTCCTGCTGCTTGTCGGCTGCGTGATGGACATCTTCTCGGCGATCGTCGTCGTGGTGCCCCTCATCTCGGAGATCGGCGCGGCGTACGGGATCGATCCCGTCCATCTCGGCATCATCTTCATCGCCAACCTGGAGCTGGGGTACCTGACGCCGCCGGTTGGGCTGAACCTCTTCCTGGCCTCGTACCGGTTCGACCGGCCGCTGCTTTCCGTCTACCGCGCGTCAGTGCCGCTGCTGATCATCCTCGGCATTGGCGTGCTCGTAATCACTTATGTACCATGGCTCACGCTGGGCCTGCTGGAACTGGTAGGCCGTCAGTAG
- the pruA gene encoding L-glutamate gamma-semialdehyde dehydrogenase, with protein sequence MINARTNAPAPLNEPVRAYAPGSPEREELKAQLQVCAGDQIEIPLVIGGQQVRTGDIAQAVMPHNHQHVLARFHRGNADTVAQAVAAAEAARPGWAALPWEARAAVFLRAAELLAGKYRSIVNAATMLNQSKTILQAEIDAACELIDFWRYNVSYMPQIFGEQPGNGPAMWDYVEYRPLEGFVLAVTPFNFTSIAGNLPTAPAMMGNTVIWKPASTAVLSAWHLMELLREAGLPDGVINFVPGSGGAIGDPAMNHPSLGGVHFTGSTEVFQGMWRAVGANIAGYRSYPRIVGETGGKDFIFAHPSADPAALATGLIRGAYEYSGQKCSAASRAYIPKSIWDRHADDWCHEIDGIRYGDVADLTNFMGSVIDAASYRTQKTAIDEARAAADADVVCGGTCDDSTGYFVAPTVIRAHDPRYRTMEVELFGPVLTVYVYDDDKYAETLELCDRTSPYALTGAIFATDRHAIDRAQRTLVNAAGNFYINDKPTGAVVGQQPFGGARASGTNDKAGSALNLIRWVSTRTTKENFVPPTNYRYPHMEAD encoded by the coding sequence ATGATAAACGCCCGTACCAATGCGCCGGCCCCGCTCAACGAGCCGGTTCGCGCCTACGCTCCCGGCTCGCCAGAGCGCGAGGAGTTGAAAGCGCAGCTTCAGGTGTGCGCCGGCGACCAGATCGAGATCCCGCTCGTCATCGGCGGCCAGCAGGTCCGCACCGGTGACATCGCCCAGGCCGTGATGCCGCACAACCATCAACATGTGCTGGCGAGGTTCCACCGGGGGAACGCGGATACGGTAGCCCAGGCGGTGGCGGCGGCCGAGGCGGCGCGTCCCGGGTGGGCCGCGTTGCCGTGGGAAGCGCGCGCCGCGGTCTTCCTGCGGGCCGCCGAGCTGCTCGCCGGCAAGTACCGCTCGATCGTGAACGCCGCCACGATGCTCAACCAGAGCAAGACGATCTTGCAGGCGGAAATCGATGCCGCGTGCGAGTTGATCGATTTCTGGCGCTACAACGTCTCCTACATGCCGCAGATCTTCGGCGAGCAGCCGGGGAACGGGCCGGCGATGTGGGACTACGTCGAATATCGACCGCTTGAAGGTTTCGTCCTGGCGGTTACGCCATTCAACTTCACGTCCATTGCCGGCAACCTGCCGACGGCCCCGGCGATGATGGGCAACACGGTCATCTGGAAGCCCGCCTCGACCGCGGTCCTGTCCGCATGGCACCTGATGGAGTTGCTCCGCGAGGCGGGGCTGCCCGACGGGGTAATCAACTTCGTGCCGGGGAGCGGTGGCGCGATCGGCGATCCGGCGATGAATCACCCGTCGCTCGGCGGCGTTCACTTCACCGGCAGCACGGAGGTGTTCCAGGGGATGTGGCGCGCGGTTGGAGCAAATATCGCCGGCTACCGGAGCTATCCCCGGATCGTCGGCGAGACGGGCGGCAAGGACTTCATCTTCGCGCACCCGTCGGCGGACCCGGCGGCCCTCGCGACCGGTCTCATCCGGGGCGCCTACGAGTACAGCGGGCAGAAGTGCAGCGCGGCCAGCCGGGCCTACATCCCGAAGTCCATCTGGGACCGTCACGCGGATGACTGGTGCCACGAGATCGACGGGATCCGGTACGGCGACGTCGCCGATCTCACCAACTTCATGGGTTCGGTGATCGACGCCGCGTCGTACAGGACGCAGAAGACGGCGATCGACGAGGCTCGCGCCGCGGCCGACGCGGACGTCGTCTGCGGCGGCACGTGCGACGATTCGACCGGCTATTTCGTCGCCCCGACGGTGATCCGGGCACACGATCCCCGGTACCGGACGATGGAGGTGGAACTGTTCGGTCCCGTCCTGACGGTCTACGTCTACGACGACGACAAGTACGCGGAGACGCTCGAGCTGTGCGACCGGACCTCGCCCTACGCGCTGACCGGAGCCATCTTCGCGACCGACCGCCACGCGATTGATCGGGCGCAGCGAACGCTCGTGAACGCTGCGGGCAACTTCTACATCAACGACAAGCCGACAGGCGCGGTGGTGGGGCAGCAGCCCTTTGGCGGCGCGCGCGCCTCAGGGACCAACGACAAGGCGGGCAGCGCCCTCAACCTGATCCGGTGGGTGAGCACACGGACGACGAAGGAGAACTTCGTGCCGCCGACCAACTACCGCTATCCGCACATGGAGGCTGACTAA
- a CDS encoding peroxiredoxin → MSLRINDIAPDFTADTTQGPISFHEWIGDGWAVLFSHPKDFTPVCTTELGTMAGLVDEFARRNCKVLGISVDGVSDHAKWSQDIESLSGNAINYPLVGDPTLAVVKQYDMLPADAGDTSVGRTPADNATARSVFVIGPDKRIKATLTYPMSTGRNFDEILRLVDSCQLTAQKKVATPANWKQGNDVIILPAVSDDDAKAAYPDGWQRPLPYMRVVPQPK, encoded by the coding sequence ATGTCACTCAGAATCAACGACATCGCACCCGATTTCACAGCGGATACGACACAGGGACCGATCAGCTTCCACGAGTGGATCGGCGATGGCTGGGCGGTCCTGTTCTCCCACCCGAAGGACTTCACGCCGGTCTGCACGACGGAGCTGGGAACCATGGCGGGGCTGGTCGACGAATTCGCCCGGCGGAACTGCAAGGTGCTCGGCATCAGCGTCGACGGGGTGAGCGATCACGCGAAGTGGTCGCAGGACATCGAGTCGTTGAGCGGCAACGCGATCAACTATCCGCTGGTGGGCGACCCGACGCTTGCCGTCGTCAAGCAGTACGACATGCTGCCGGCCGATGCGGGCGACACGTCGGTCGGACGGACACCGGCCGACAACGCCACGGCCCGGTCCGTCTTCGTGATCGGTCCCGACAAGCGGATCAAGGCAACGCTCACCTACCCGATGAGCACCGGGCGGAACTTCGACGAGATCCTTCGCCTGGTCGATTCGTGCCAGCTTACGGCCCAGAAGAAAGTGGCGACCCCCGCCAACTGGAAGCAGGGGAACGATGTCATCATCCTGCCGGCGGTGAGCGACGACGACGCGAAGGCCGCATACCCTGACGGATGGCAGCGGCCGCTGCCGTACATGCGGGTCGTGCCGCAACCGAAGTAG
- a CDS encoding DUF2191 domain-containing protein — translation MKTTVELPDDLLVAAKIRAVEARSTLRELIEQGLRRVLDERPHPQGKQHSRIDWVTVDGGLPPGVDLQDRAAMHDWIRRDR, via the coding sequence ATGAAGACTACCGTTGAGTTGCCGGACGACCTGCTGGTAGCCGCGAAGATCCGAGCTGTAGAGGCGCGTTCGACCCTGCGGGAGTTGATCGAGCAGGGGCTCCGCCGGGTGCTTGATGAGCGGCCGCATCCACAGGGAAAACAGCATTCTCGGATCGACTGGGTGACGGTCGACGGCGGGCTTCCCCCGGGAGTCGATCTGCAGGACCGTGCCGCGATGCACGACTGGATTCGGCGCGACCGATGA
- a CDS encoding formylglycine-generating enzyme family protein, which produces MGGFVTIPGGWFVMGNDAGQADERPPHRVWVDAFEMAVDPVTRREYARFLEATGRGWPREWDALAFTRDDLPVVGVSWNDAVVYCLWRSSAGTSGKHPAPVRLPTEAEWERAARAGREGCDFPWGENGAIPDWIPNAGRGPLEGPWPVALGPPNGYGVRGITANIHEWCADWHARDWYARSPTRNPSGPQGGVRRASRGGSWRHAVTISRVAARSKLDPSFRYTDYGFRVVRDLPARGGQ; this is translated from the coding sequence ATGGGTGGGTTCGTCACGATCCCGGGCGGGTGGTTCGTCATGGGAAACGACGCGGGACAGGCCGACGAGCGGCCGCCGCACCGGGTCTGGGTCGATGCGTTCGAGATGGCGGTCGATCCGGTGACGCGACGGGAGTACGCGCGCTTCCTGGAAGCGACCGGTAGGGGCTGGCCGCGGGAGTGGGATGCCCTCGCCTTCACGCGCGACGACCTGCCGGTAGTGGGCGTGAGCTGGAACGACGCGGTCGTGTACTGCCTCTGGCGGTCGTCGGCCGGCACCAGCGGGAAGCACCCAGCACCTGTGCGGCTGCCGACCGAGGCGGAGTGGGAACGCGCCGCCCGCGCCGGACGGGAAGGGTGCGACTTCCCGTGGGGTGAGAACGGCGCCATTCCCGACTGGATCCCGAACGCGGGGCGCGGGCCGCTGGAGGGCCCCTGGCCGGTGGCCCTCGGTCCACCCAACGGCTACGGCGTGCGGGGCATTACCGCGAACATCCACGAGTGGTGCGCCGACTGGCATGCGCGCGACTGGTACGCGCGGTCGCCGACGCGCAATCCGTCCGGACCGCAAGGCGGCGTGCGACGTGCGTCGCGTGGCGGATCGTGGCGCCACGCCGTAACGATCAGCCGGGTTGCGGCCCGCAGCAAGCTCGACCCGTCGTTCCGGTACACCGACTACGGCTTCCGCGTCGTGCGTGATCTTCCGGCAAGAGGCGGACAGTGA
- a CDS encoding succinate dehydrogenase, with translation MDRVQIAIPVRGFGETSRRDAWWLQPAAVFVGLAAFLVYSTWAALQGAYYTYEGYLSPMYSPEIFGDSPHSLFGPRPGWWPMWLPFSPALLILWAPAGFRLTCYYYRGAYYKAFWADPPSCAVGEPRNAFRGENSFPLILQNVHRYFLYLALAFLVFLSYDVWNALWFDDGAGGTTFGLGVGTLVLALNVILLGSYTFGCHSLRHLVGGRHDCISASPVQKMTYDCVGCFNRRHMLFAWMSLVWVGFSDIYVRLCSMGIWTDLRLI, from the coding sequence ATGGATCGGGTACAGATTGCGATACCGGTGCGGGGGTTCGGGGAAACCTCGCGGCGCGACGCATGGTGGCTGCAGCCCGCGGCCGTCTTCGTGGGACTTGCCGCGTTCCTCGTCTACTCCACGTGGGCCGCGTTACAGGGCGCGTACTACACCTACGAAGGCTACCTCTCGCCGATGTACTCGCCCGAGATCTTCGGCGATTCGCCGCATAGCCTGTTCGGGCCGCGGCCCGGCTGGTGGCCGATGTGGCTGCCTTTCTCGCCAGCTCTCCTCATCCTCTGGGCGCCGGCCGGCTTCCGGCTCACCTGCTACTACTATCGTGGCGCGTACTACAAGGCGTTCTGGGCCGACCCGCCTTCGTGCGCGGTCGGTGAGCCGCGCAACGCGTTCCGGGGCGAGAACTCGTTCCCGCTGATCCTGCAGAACGTCCACCGCTATTTCCTTTACCTGGCTCTCGCCTTTCTCGTCTTCCTGAGCTACGACGTCTGGAACGCGCTCTGGTTCGACGACGGCGCGGGCGGCACGACGTTCGGCCTAGGAGTCGGCACCCTCGTGCTGGCTCTCAACGTGATCCTTCTTGGCAGCTATACGTTCGGCTGCCACTCGCTGCGCCACCTCGTCGGCGGGCGGCACGACTGCATCTCGGCCAGTCCGGTGCAGAAGATGACGTACGACTGCGTCGGTTGCTTCAACCGCCGCCACATGCTTTTTGCCTGGATGAGCCTCGTCTGGGTCGGCTTCTCCGACATCTACGTGCGACTCTGCTCGATGGGGATCTGGACCGACCTGCGTTTGATCTGA
- a CDS encoding PIN domain-containing protein: MIALDTNLLVYAHRAATPQHHAARSAITRASQWSTGWGFSLSVILEFWSVVTHPASAGGPSTPEQATDFIANLRAAGAEVWMPGGRFAERVARLATELSVVGPRVFDLQIALMAFEGGASELWTADRSFTSVPGLPVVLPLAARGETPRRRRDRRGTTPPSPR, encoded by the coding sequence ATGATTGCCCTCGACACGAACCTCCTCGTCTACGCGCACCGTGCCGCCACACCGCAGCACCATGCGGCCCGTAGCGCCATCACCCGCGCCAGCCAATGGTCGACCGGGTGGGGATTCAGCCTGTCCGTCATCCTCGAGTTCTGGAGCGTAGTGACTCATCCGGCGTCCGCCGGCGGACCCTCCACACCCGAGCAGGCCACAGATTTCATCGCCAATCTGCGAGCGGCGGGCGCCGAAGTCTGGATGCCGGGGGGGCGGTTTGCGGAGCGCGTGGCCAGGCTTGCGACCGAGCTGTCTGTCGTCGGGCCGCGCGTTTTCGACCTGCAGATCGCCCTGATGGCCTTCGAAGGCGGCGCGAGCGAACTCTGGACCGCCGACCGCAGCTTCACTTCCGTGCCGGGGCTACCAGTCGTGCTCCCGCTAGCAGCCCGTGGCGAAACCCCGCGCCGGCGTCGAGATCGTCGCGGAACTACTCCACCCAGTCCGCGATGA